A segment of the Echinicola strongylocentroti genome:
CCTGACGCTCTCTGTCACTGAGTTCTCCCAGAACAAAAAGCTCCAACTTACCTGACGCTATGTAAGACTGAATATCCACTAAATTTGATTAATATTCTTTTTCAATACTCCTAAGGCCGCACGAATCCTGGATTTCACTGTTCCCAGTGGAATTTCAAATTCTTCAGAAATCTCGGAATGGGTGTAGCCTTTAAAATAAATACATTCAACCACGAATCGTTGCTCCTCATTTAATGCTGTAATGAGTTCCTTTACGCCGATTCCATCAACTGCCTCTGCAGTCCCCGACGCTCCTTCCAATCCATATACGTAGTTGTCTATCGTATTGGTCTTACTACCCTTAGAAAATTCTTTGGAGCGGGTCTTGTCAATGGCTGCATTCCTGCAGACATTGGCCATCCAGGTGTAGAGCCTTCCTTTGGACTCATCATAACTATCGATTCGCCGGATGATTTTGACAAAAGCATCATGAAAGACTTCCTCAGCGATGTCGTGGTCGTTGATTACACGGGATATAACGGCAAATAAGGCCCTGGAATATTTTTCGTACAAATAGTCCACAGTCTGCTTTTCCTTAGCTCGTAATCCTGTTATGAGTTGGTCTTCTTGCAAAAGTTGCCGAGGTTATTAAATGTAATTTGTTTCTTAAAAAAAGAAACACGAGACAGCTAACCGTCTCGTGTCCTAATATTAGGATAAGTTTA
Coding sequences within it:
- a CDS encoding RNA polymerase sigma factor, with the protein product MQEDQLITGLRAKEKQTVDYLYEKYSRALFAVISRVINDHDIAEEVFHDAFVKIIRRIDSYDESKGRLYTWMANVCRNAAIDKTRSKEFSKGSKTNTIDNYVYGLEGASGTAEAVDGIGVKELITALNEEQRFVVECIYFKGYTHSEISEEFEIPLGTVKSRIRAALGVLKKNINQI